From Aquabacter sp. L1I39, the proteins below share one genomic window:
- the tssM gene encoding type VI secretion system membrane subunit TssM: protein MTRNLWINMAVIAAGVVALSAVIWFAAPLLAIAGVHPFESEGVRLISVLVVSLCGMGSAAWMAYSSIKASRALGSAMAEGQEDDDSAVLRTRMKEALETLRASGKAKADYLYDLPWYIIIGPPGSGKTTALVNSGLKFPLAGGQTPAAIAGIGGTRYCDWWFTEDAVLVDTAGRYTTQDSNAALDRRSWLSFLGLLKKHRPRQPINGVIIALSIADLVSLDEAESTAHAGAVRSRLTELHELLKIDFPVYVLFTKMDLIAGFTEFFADLGEMQRRRVWGATFQDPKKNQNLVGRVPEEFDALLERLSEFLPDRLQAENDPTARLRIFGFPAQFVTLKTPIVTFLGRIFEPTRYHSNATLRGFYFTSGTQQGTPIDRIIGSLSQSFGAQALGEGYLSGTGRSFFLNDLVRKVIIGEAAWVSTDRAAVRRNFILTACGYGVLALATAGAVAAWTTSYTRNEQLIARTQDEAATYKRNAAAQLDTKVVNDRKFEQILPRLEELRRLPAGYASKDEPTPLAEQFGLSQRDRLTSSGLAAYRAGLERYLRPRLLYRLEEQLNAASAAGPSAVQSKLYEPFKVYLMLGGQGPVDKGIILDWAREDFANVLYPGPEKAGMRLALEDHIGAMLELDTGTAANIPLNGPLIEDVRRMLIRMNVAERAYQILRSRTHSGRVSDWVLGKSVTDAASVFATVNGSGIDTVRVPGFFTYDGFQVGLIEALPGISAQLEKDRWVLGEGGQMAVVGAQFDTLSDDILKLYARDFIKAWADALNRLRIRPLTADKPQYAVLYAISAAASPFKQIFEEIRTQTQLSRPAKAPDAAAGAAPARPPVVFSTGMSAGRAIEDYFRPFYAMLDQGQGGRPVDLAVGYFSDIYNGLVGTLNDASRSNQMTAATRESIRNLRVLATRFPAPFAQMLRAATDDLEGNVASVVLGDLQKSLSETVTQACQQIIAGRYPFSRNAELEVQPIEFGRLFSPGGIMDRFFKEELAPLVEQRGTDMVWRRESKVGALLSPAALQHFQRAALIRDAFFAAGGNQPSFTFSVLPLTANDPMTQIILDINGTRIVSPAAPAQPQAAGLFAPRPQPAPAAAPPAPVTLQWPGPVGASRVSLIATPVVSTANPYTLFEKTGTWALFRAFDASKVIRQGNDTVLAMRAGSESARDIRYQFNVASAINPLTLTALREFQCPTTLQ from the coding sequence ATCAACATGGCCGTGATCGCAGCGGGCGTGGTGGCGCTTTCGGCCGTGATCTGGTTTGCGGCGCCATTGCTGGCGATTGCCGGTGTCCACCCCTTCGAGAGCGAAGGGGTGCGCCTGATCTCCGTCCTGGTCGTGAGCCTGTGCGGCATGGGCTCTGCGGCCTGGATGGCCTATAGCAGCATCAAGGCCAGCCGCGCGCTGGGCTCGGCCATGGCCGAGGGCCAGGAAGACGACGACAGCGCGGTCCTACGCACCCGCATGAAGGAGGCCCTGGAGACCTTGCGCGCCTCCGGCAAGGCCAAGGCCGATTATCTTTATGATCTGCCCTGGTACATCATCATCGGGCCGCCCGGCTCGGGCAAGACCACGGCGCTGGTCAATAGTGGGCTGAAATTCCCGCTGGCGGGAGGGCAGACGCCCGCGGCCATCGCCGGCATAGGCGGCACGCGCTATTGCGACTGGTGGTTCACCGAGGATGCGGTCCTGGTGGACACGGCCGGCCGCTACACCACGCAGGACAGCAATGCGGCGCTCGATCGGCGCAGCTGGCTGTCCTTCCTGGGGCTGCTGAAAAAGCACCGCCCCCGCCAGCCCATCAACGGCGTCATCATCGCCCTGTCCATCGCCGATCTGGTGTCGCTCGACGAGGCCGAAAGCACCGCCCATGCCGGCGCGGTGCGCAGCCGGCTCACGGAACTGCATGAGCTGCTGAAGATCGATTTCCCGGTCTATGTGCTCTTCACCAAGATGGACTTGATCGCGGGCTTTACCGAGTTTTTCGCCGACCTTGGCGAGATGCAGCGGCGCAGGGTCTGGGGCGCCACCTTCCAGGACCCCAAGAAGAACCAGAACTTGGTCGGCCGCGTGCCCGAGGAATTCGACGCGCTGCTGGAGCGCCTCTCTGAATTCCTGCCCGACCGCCTTCAGGCCGAGAATGACCCCACCGCGCGGCTGCGCATCTTCGGCTTCCCGGCACAGTTCGTCACGCTCAAGACACCCATCGTCACGTTCCTGGGCCGGATCTTCGAGCCGACCCGCTACCATTCCAACGCCACCCTGCGCGGCTTCTATTTCACGTCCGGCACCCAGCAGGGCACGCCCATCGACCGCATCATCGGGTCGCTCTCCCAATCCTTCGGGGCACAGGCACTCGGGGAGGGCTATCTGTCGGGAACGGGCCGCAGCTTCTTCCTCAACGATCTCGTGCGCAAGGTCATCATCGGCGAAGCCGCCTGGGTCTCCACGGACCGCGCCGCCGTGCGCCGTAATTTCATTCTCACCGCCTGCGGCTATGGTGTTCTGGCTTTGGCGACCGCCGGTGCGGTGGCGGCGTGGACCACCAGCTATACCCGCAATGAGCAATTGATCGCCCGCACGCAGGACGAAGCCGCCACCTATAAGCGCAACGCCGCCGCCCAGCTCGACACCAAGGTGGTGAACGACCGGAAGTTCGAGCAGATCCTGCCACGGCTGGAGGAACTGCGCCGACTGCCGGCGGGATATGCCTCCAAGGACGAGCCCACCCCGCTCGCAGAGCAGTTCGGCTTGTCCCAGCGCGACCGGCTCACGTCGTCGGGCCTTGCCGCCTATCGGGCCGGACTGGAGCGATACCTGCGCCCGCGTCTCCTGTACCGGTTGGAGGAGCAGCTCAATGCCGCCAGCGCCGCCGGGCCCTCTGCCGTGCAGAGCAAGCTTTACGAGCCGTTCAAAGTCTATCTCATGCTCGGCGGCCAAGGCCCGGTGGACAAGGGCATCATCCTGGACTGGGCCCGCGAGGACTTCGCCAATGTGCTCTATCCCGGGCCCGAAAAGGCCGGCATGCGCCTAGCGCTGGAAGACCACATCGGCGCCATGCTTGAGCTCGACACGGGTACCGCAGCCAATATCCCGCTCAATGGCCCGCTGATTGAGGACGTGCGCCGGATGCTCATCCGCATGAATGTGGCCGAGCGCGCCTACCAGATCCTGCGGTCGCGCACCCACTCCGGGCGGGTCTCTGACTGGGTCCTCGGCAAGTCCGTCACCGATGCCGCTTCCGTCTTCGCCACCGTCAACGGCTCCGGCATCGACACGGTGCGCGTGCCCGGCTTCTTCACTTATGACGGTTTCCAGGTGGGCCTGATCGAGGCCCTGCCCGGCATCTCCGCCCAGTTGGAGAAGGACCGTTGGGTCCTGGGAGAGGGCGGCCAGATGGCGGTCGTCGGCGCGCAGTTCGACACCTTGTCGGACGACATCCTGAAGCTTTACGCGAGGGACTTCATCAAGGCCTGGGCGGACGCCCTCAACCGCCTGCGCATCCGGCCGCTGACGGCGGACAAGCCCCAATATGCGGTGCTCTACGCCATTTCCGCAGCGGCCTCGCCGTTCAAGCAGATATTCGAGGAGATCCGCACCCAGACCCAGCTCTCCCGCCCGGCCAAGGCGCCGGATGCCGCTGCGGGTGCAGCGCCGGCGCGACCGCCGGTCGTCTTTTCCACCGGCATGTCGGCCGGACGGGCCATCGAGGATTATTTCCGCCCCTTCTACGCGATGCTCGACCAGGGACAGGGCGGCAGGCCCGTGGATCTGGCGGTGGGCTATTTCAGCGACATCTATAACGGCCTGGTTGGGACCTTGAACGATGCGTCCCGCTCCAACCAGATGACGGCCGCCACGCGCGAGAGCATCCGCAATCTGCGTGTTCTGGCCACGCGCTTCCCCGCGCCCTTCGCGCAAATGCTGCGGGCGGCGACGGACGACCTGGAAGGCAATGTGGCCAGCGTCGTTCTGGGCGATCTGCAGAAGTCCCTGTCCGAGACGGTCACGCAGGCCTGCCAGCAGATCATTGCCGGCCGCTACCCCTTCAGCCGGAATGCCGAGCTTGAGGTTCAGCCGATCGAGTTCGGCCGCCTCTTCAGCCCTGGCGGCATCATGGACCGCTTCTTCAAGGAGGAGCTTGCGCCCTTGGTGGAGCAGCGGGGAACGGACATGGTCTGGAGGCGCGAAAGCAAAGTGGGGGCTCTCCTGTCGCCGGCGGCGCTCCAGCACTTCCAGCGCGCGGCCTTGATCCGCGACGCCTTTTTTGCGGCGGGCGGAAACCAACCCTCCTTCACTTTCTCCGTCTTGCCGCTGACTGCCAATGACCCGATGACGCAGATCATCCTCGACATCAATGGCACGCGGATCGTCTCTCCGGCGGCCCCGGCCCAACCCCAGGCGGCCGGCCTGTTCGCACCCCGCCCGCAGCCGGCGCCTGCCGCCGCCCCGCCGGCTCCGGTCACGCTGCAGTGGCCTGGCCCGGTCGGCGCCTCGCGCGTGAGCTTGATCGCCACGCCGGTGGTCAGCACCGCCAATCCCTACACGCTGTTCGAGAAGACCGGCACCTGGGCCCTGTTTCGTGCCTTCGACGCCAGCAAGGTGATCCGCCAGGGGAATGATACGGTGCTTGCCATGCGGGCGGGGTCCGAGAGCGCGCGTGACATCCGCTATCAGTTCAATGTGGCCTCCGCCATCAATCCGCTGACGCTCACCGCCCTGCGCGAGTTCCAGTGTCCGACCACCCTGCAATAG